TCAAGTGCATTTTTCGAGCAATGACCTGTTTCGGCGGCACCTGAAACGCAAATCTTGAATTTGAGATGGGAATGCGGTGATGGTTTCATATTAGTAGTATACTCAAAAGCAAAAAAATAAAAAAGCTCTGCTATGCAGAGCTTTTGATGGCTAAAGAGAAAACCCCAAACGAGCCAGTTTTTCTTCTAAGCGATATAGTCCGTCACCGATATTAAACTCAATAGCATGCGCGCCTGCCGCCTTGCATCCCTCAATATTTTCAGGACGATCGTCTATAAACACCATATCGGCCCGCTTTATCTCAAGCTTTGATTCTATCTCGCCAAAAACTTTATTAAATAATACGGGACTCTCACTCTTGCGGAGACACATGCTCCATGAATAATACCGGAACTCTTTCGATATGTAAGCAAGCAAATGCCCGAGCTCATACTCCATTTTTTTTGCATGAATTGCATTTGCGTTAGAAATAAGCCCTTGATAATATCCGGCACCATGAATTCTTCGGGAGAATTTCAAAAAACGCCCGCTATGCTCATAGTCTTCCCGCAACGCATTGCTGAATATTTTTTCGAACATTTCATATTCGCACTTTTTCCCGAACCGGGAGCAAAATGCCAGAAATATCCTGTGCGTATTCCAATGCGAATCCCCTTCAATGACATGAATAAATTGCTTAGTGCTATCCGGCATAGGGCCTTCCATAAAAGCAATTACTTCAAACGGGGTCACAGAAAAGAGAGATGCCACATCCTCCAAAAACCGATCCACGGAGAATGCCGCTATCACATTCCCAAAATCCCACAATATCATCTTATTGCCCACTAAATACCTCCTTTTTTTCTTTTTTTAAAGAACTATATATCGAATGATTCTCCTAGCTTTGGAGCAAACGCCCGAATCCCCAAATGATCACGTATCCGCTGCACAAAAAAGAGCGCGGACTCTCCTTCTCCGTGAATTGCAAACACCGTATCAAGCGTGTCTATAGAATCCTGGACAATACCCATAAGCATACCTTGATCGGGATGCGCAGAATATCCGGATATCTTTTCAACACGCGCACGCACCGGCACTTCTTCGCCGAATATCTCTACACTCTTTGCGCCCTCCTGCAACTGCCTCCCGCGCGAACCTGCCGCTTGATACCCAACCAACAACACCATTGAATGTGGGTCGGGTAAATACCGCCGCTCGTGGTGCAAAATGCGCCCACCGGTGGACATACCGGAACCCGCGATGATTACTTTTGGCGAAGGCACATCATTGATTGCTTTTGATTCTTCGGTGGCAAGCGTAAATTTAAGCATAGGGAACTTAAAAATGTGTTCGCCCGAATCCAAAATATACCGCGTACGCTTATTGAAATACGCATCGCTCTTCCGATAAATTTCCGTCGCGCGTATTGCTAGCGGAGAATCAAGAAACACCGGTACCATGGGAACCCGCCCATGCTCTATAAGGTCGTTTATTTCGTAAAGAATCTCCTGTGTGCGCTCAAGCGAAAATGCGGGTATCATAAGTACGCCTTTTGCTTTGACGGTGTCTTCTATGGCGCGTTCAAGTTTTTGTTTGCGTTCGTCACGCGCTTCGTGGTCACGGTTCCCATACGTTGATTCGATAACCAAGATGTTCGCTCCCGAAATCTTTTCGGGCGGCGGCAATAATGGCGTTGGCGGGTTTCCGATATCTCCGGTAAATATTATTTTCTTTTGCGCACGACTCTCATCCTTGTAAATAATCTCCACCATCGCTGAGCCTAGTACATGACCCGCATCAAGCAAGCGGATATGCATATCTCCAATAATGAACTCATGATGATATTCATGTCCCTCCCAATGCTCGAATGTCTTCTCAAAATGCTCTTCTTCGAATATCATTTCTTCCCCCTCGCGCTCTGCTTCCCGTTCCATTAACCCCAGACTATCCCGCAACATTAAATGCGCGAGTTCTTTTGTTGGATGCGTTGAATGAATCATTCCCTGAAATCCTTCTTTAAATAGCTTCGGGATGCGTCCTGTGTGATCGGTATGCGCATGCGTCACAATAACGCCATCAATGGATGCGGGGTCAAATGTAAAGGGCTCATAATTTTGTGCTTCGCATACGCGGGGGCATTGGAATAACCCGCAGTCAACAAGCACCTTTGCCTCTGCGGTTTCTAACAAATAGCAAGAACCTGATATTTGCTGAGCGCCACCATGGAAAGAAAGTTTTGCCATGCTTTTAGTATATCATTTATTTTCTGCTCATATCTTGCTTTTTTGCAAAAAATACCGTATAATCAAAAAAATTTGAAAACAAAATACATAAGGAGGTGCCTAGTATGGCTGCCGGCAGAGACAATGAAACAAGGTATGTAAAAATTCCCATACGGGGAGATGTTTCCCACCTGAGTACGGGGAACAAAGATACGCTTGAAGCGCTTATTTCCGCAGCAAGGCTCATTAATCCGATATATCTTGCGCAGATGAACCAGAAATTGGAAGAAACGGGCGGTATTATTGATGAATCCCGGAACGCGGCATATTACCCCCCCGGCATGACAGCCGAAGAGCTTGAAGTATACATACAAGCGCACCCCGACCAAAAACAAGATATCCTGTCTCCATTTTCGGTGGTGCAGAGAGACGGCACACTGCTCAAAACTATCCCGTATGCGGAGCTTTATGAGCCGCATCTCACACGCATGAAGCTTTTTCTTGAGCATGCGTCACGCATAACGGATCATCCGCAGTTTAAAAAATTTCTTAAAAGCAAAGCCGCCGCGTTTGTTTCAAATGAATATAAAGAAAGCGACATAGACTGGATACATGTAACCGATGCACCGATAGAGCTCACCATAGGGCCGTACGAAAGCTACGAAGACAAAACTCTCGGCATAAAACGAAATTTTGAAGCAATGCTCGGAGTGACTCTCACGGAAGAAAACGAAAAAGTCAGGCAATATCAAGACTTAACGCTGGAATTTGATGCGTATCTCGGAAACATGTACGGCTACACACCTTCTGGGAAAATAACGCCCATGGTAGTGATGAACGAAATACTGGCAACCGGAGGAGCGTATTACAGCTACATCGCGATGGCATATAATCTGCCAAACGATAACGACATACACGAAACCGTTGGATCAAAAAAGGTGTTTGTAAAAAATGTCATGGATGCAAAGTTTACTACCATGACCATACCCATCGCGGAACGAATTGTAGAGCGCTCCATGATGCATCACTTTGACCCATGGACCTATTTTCTCTTCGTTGTAGGACATGAGCTTTCACACGGACTTGGCTTCCGATTCAGCGGACCGGAATTTAAAGAACTCGGGCCATCCCTGGAAGAAGCAAAAGCGGATGTATTCGGCATGCTGTTCCTTTATTTTCTTGCCGAAAAGGGAGTGCTTGCGAAAGAAGTTGCGGAATCAGCCGTATACATACATGCCATCGACGGTCTCCGTCAGCTTCGCTTTGGACTTGAAGAGGCTCACGCATTCGGCGCCCGCATACAGTATCAATGGCTAGAGAACATGGGGGCTATCGGCATTCATGAACAGACATTTTTGTTTGACCCGCGATTTTTCAAGCAGGCACTTGAAAGCCTGGGATATGAATTTTTCAAATTATCCCAAGCGCAAAATTACACGAACACAAAATCATTTGCAGACACATGGAGTGCAGTATTACCCGGATTAAAACCCATGATAAAACGCCTGGAAGGAATTCCGGTCGACATAGACCCCATCTTTGACTGTTAAAAACAACACCGGCTGCTTATCGCAGCCGGTTTTATATTTGAGATAATGCGTATGCCGCTTTTTCTTCCAATTCTTTTCGTATCGGGTCTTCTATCTTTTTTATTTCTTCTATCGTTGTTTTCGTCCGCGGAGAACCTTCCACAAAAAGCGAACAACAATCTTCATACGGCAGTTTTGAGATGTCATATGTCCCATATTGCTTTGCGCGCTCAATAATCTCCTCTTTATCAAGCCCCGCCAACGGCCGGAGAATGGGCAATGTGGCTATCTCCGAAATGGTCTCAATATTCTCGAGGGTTTGTGATGCAACCTGGCCTATAGAATCCCCAGTTACAAGAGCATGTGCTTTTTGCATGCGGGCTACACGTTCTGCCATCCACAACATCCACCGCCGATACATAACTATCCGCAGAGCTGACGGAGCCTTGGTAACAACATACTGCTGGATATCGCTTAACGGCACTTCAAGCAACGCAAGCGATGAGGGAGCATAGCGCGAAAGCGCATCGCGCATATGCCGCACATTCTCTAAAGAGTCCTTTGATGTGTACGGGTAGCTATGGAAATGAACGAGCGCTGGCACACACCCGCGCTTCATCATATACAGCGCCGCTATCGGAGAATCAAAACCGGCTGATAGGAGTACTACGACCTTCCCCGAAACACCGACCGGCAATCCCCCCGGTCCTTGTATGCGTTCAGTTAAAAGATACGCATGCCCTTCAACTATCTCTATACTCAAAACAAGCTCGGGATTTTTGAGCGAAACAGGGAAACCGAATTCTTCATGGATAACCGCGCCCACTTCCCGCTCAACATCCTGCGATGTGAAGGGATGGTTTTTTTCCGCACGCGACGCAGTAACGCGGAACGGAACTTTTTTTATTTCTGGAAAAACACGGCGTGCTTCTTCTTGTATTGCTTCCATTGTAGCGCCAGCGCGCGTGCCTATTTCAATGTGATGAATACCAAATACATACCGCAACCGTTCGGCTAACGCATCCTTTTGAGATGCGTCCGCACACAAAACTATTCTCCCTGAAATGCGCGAAGCCGAATCATACAACCCATGCGCCTGTCTTTCTATATTAGAAAGAAGCGCCTTCTCAAAGAAAGCGCGATTTTTTCCCTTTAGTGCTATTTCATGATAATGCACTACAATGTATTTTTTTTCAGCCATAGTAAGAGCATGCCCGCAAGCGAACCGCCAGCGATATCCATTAAAAGATCCAGCAACGTATCAACAAGCACCGCTTTCCCGGAAAGGCCAATGCCCAAGAACGGGATATTGATAATGTCCATGGCAAACTCAAAGAATTCCCACAAGACACCTACGAGCGCTGTCCCGCTTACAATAACTACAAACGCGATAAAACACGGCATCCGGACGCTGCCTCTGTATGTATAAAAAAGGAGGTAATATATGAAACTAGCAGCCCAAAATCCGCCCATGCCGTGCACCGCAATATCAAACCAAGGCAGTATATAATAGAGCGATGTAAGAAGTGCAAATATATGCACGCCCAAAATAATGACAAGGGATGTAAGGAGAAATGCCGGGAAATTATCTTTTTCTTTTTTAAAAAACATACAGGTCTCCTGTGCGCAAATACGCTAAAACATTATATCCTCTTCCGCCCGTTTGTACGCATGAATCTCTTGGTCTGTAAACCAATGTGTAAGTTCATGCTTTGCCTCTTCCGGGTCGCCCGACGCATGCACCACATTATGAATGGAACGCTTTTGGATATTTGCAAGCGTAGGAGAATCAACCGAAAAATCGCCGCGTATCGTTCCCATTTCTGCAAACGCAGGAATGGTTTTGCCCACGATCTTGCGCACCATATCAATGGCATGTATCCCTTGTACTACCATTGCTACCATGGGACCAGACGTCAAAAAATCAACATTCCAGCGTGCAACTTGTTTGCCTATTTCTATCGGATCATCAGTACCAACTTCTTTTTTGGCCTCTTTGCCATATTTTTCATAATTTTCAAGCGTCTTTTCTCCAATCCCGCGAAGCCATGGTTCTGTGTTAGGGTAGTGGCTGTGCGCATGCTCCCGCGAGGCCAATATCATTTTGAGCGCAATCACTTTCAAACCACGCATCTCAATGCGCTTAATTACTTCGCCTATCAATCCGCGCTTTACACCGTCGGGCTTGATAAGCACTACTGTTTTTTCTTCTGATGGGTGTTTCATATGTTCACATACTAATGAAAATGGATTCTTTTGACAAGATATAAAAAATCCGGAATATATCCCAGATTTTTGTTTTTAGTATATGGATATCATACGCTATCAGTCTTTGCCGCCTCCCGAGAAAGCTCAAGCAAGCCCCCCGACTACATCAGCGATATCCTGAACTTCCCCATAGATGGAAAAGCCGCCTATTACGGGGCGGCTTTGCTTATTATAAAATCTCTTTCCTCGTGTATTCAGCGATAAGAGGAGCTATGGAGTGCACCTGAAACATTGAGGGCTCCCGTATGGCAATGGTGTCGGTTATATGAGCGCTCGCAAAGAATATATTTGAGTGCGCAAACCGCTCATACCCCTGCCCGCTCAGCACAGCATGCGTTGCAAACAAATGAATATCTTTTGCGCCGGCGTTTTTTAACGCCTCAGCACCCTTCATAACAGTCCCGCCGGAGTCGACGATATCGTCAATCATGATAACTGTCTTATTCGCCACATCACCAATGATATGCATCACTTCTACCTCGCCCGGTCCTGCGCGACGCTTATCAAGAGAAACCGCACTCACATTAAATTCTTTCGCATATGAACGAGCTATACGGAGCCTCCCTACATCTGCTGACGCAAAAACAAACTCAGAAGAAATACGCATGTCACGAATAACATCAAAGAATATGGGCTTTGCGTATAATTCCTTTACTCGGATACGCATATCAAGTGCTGTACAGTATTGAATACCCGCATTATGCAAATCCACGAGAAGAACCCTGTTTGGCCTTCGTGATGCTATAGCAGTCATCTGCATGCGCCCCGCTATA
The DNA window shown above is from Candidatus Niyogibacteria bacterium CG10_big_fil_rev_8_21_14_0_10_46_36 and carries:
- a CDS encoding MBL fold hydrolase, producing the protein MAKLSFHGGAQQISGSCYLLETAEAKVLVDCGLFQCPRVCEAQNYEPFTFDPASIDGVIVTHAHTDHTGRIPKLFKEGFQGMIHSTHPTKELAHLMLRDSLGLMEREAEREGEEMIFEEEHFEKTFEHWEGHEYHHEFIIGDMHIRLLDAGHVLGSAMVEIIYKDESRAQKKIIFTGDIGNPPTPLLPPPEKISGANILVIESTYGNRDHEARDERKQKLERAIEDTVKAKGVLMIPAFSLERTQEILYEINDLIEHGRVPMVPVFLDSPLAIRATEIYRKSDAYFNKRTRYILDSGEHIFKFPMLKFTLATEESKAINDVPSPKVIIAGSGMSTGGRILHHERRYLPDPHSMVLLVGYQAAGSRGRQLQEGAKSVEIFGEEVPVRARVEKISGYSAHPDQGMLMGIVQDSIDTLDTVFAIHGEGESALFFVQRIRDHLGIRAFAPKLGESFDI
- the thiI gene encoding tRNA 4-thiouridine(8) synthase ThiI; translation: MAEKKYIVVHYHEIALKGKNRAFFEKALLSNIERQAHGLYDSASRISGRIVLCADASQKDALAERLRYVFGIHHIEIGTRAGATMEAIQEEARRVFPEIKKVPFRVTASRAEKNHPFTSQDVEREVGAVIHEEFGFPVSLKNPELVLSIEIVEGHAYLLTERIQGPGGLPVGVSGKVVVLLSAGFDSPIAALYMMKRGCVPALVHFHSYPYTSKDSLENVRHMRDALSRYAPSSLALLEVPLSDIQQYVVTKAPSALRIVMYRRWMLWMAERVARMQKAHALVTGDSIGQVASQTLENIETISEIATLPILRPLAGLDKEEIIERAKQYGTYDISKLPYEDCCSLFVEGSPRTKTTIEEIKKIEDPIRKELEEKAAYALSQI
- a CDS encoding nucleoside-diphosphate kinase (catalyzes the formation of nucleoside triphosphate from ATP and nucleoside diphosphate), whose amino-acid sequence is MKHPSEEKTVVLIKPDGVKRGLIGEVIKRIEMRGLKVIALKMILASREHAHSHYPNTEPWLRGIGEKTLENYEKYGKEAKKEVGTDDPIEIGKQVARWNVDFLTSGPMVAMVVQGIHAIDMVRKIVGKTIPAFAEMGTIRGDFSVDSPTLANIQKRSIHNVVHASGDPEEAKHELTHWFTDQEIHAYKRAEEDIMF